ATAACTCTTGCCTTGGTTCACAGCATTGCCAGTTATTGCTTCCCTATAGAGAGGCAAGCCCATAGCTTCTGCATACAGGTCTATTCCTTGATGGCCCACTGTCTGGTACATATAGCTGTCCATCTCATCTACAATATCATTCAAACATCTCATGACCAACTTTGGATAAGTTAAGTAAGGATAGTCAGAACCAAAGACaatatttaggtaataataaattgaatgaCGTTTTTTGTCATTCTAAATTGCTGTACCTTAATTTGCTAACTCTGTACAGGTAAAATGATAACAAAACAATCGATGCCAAATCACAGGTAGGCTTAAAATAACTtcagatgtttttattttgggaCATATGTTACAAAATTAGCTTGACTTCAAACATGCAGTGCAGATGAGTTTAAAAATGATATATGCCATTATTGGATGATAACATGAATTATAAAGCGTTCGGGATAGTAGGTAAATATACGTGTATGAATAAATTAACTAACGGAACGAAATTAACCTTTATGTGTAGGTTGGAGGTTGGCCAGCGCGACGATCGTGTGCCCGGCGCCGACACACTGCATCATGTTGTAGCAGCTGTCCTTACCCCCGCTGATCAACGCCACCGTCCTCATCTTCCCCACAATATTATAAGCACTCACGATAACACTACAATACACATTACATAACGTTCACAACAATTGTGCGCCCTTTTTGGcaaaataaagaacaaaacGCGGTCCTGATCACGACAGTGGCATTTCTCTCGGCGTTACAGAGAGTGTGCTTCTTACTAACTCTGACGCGACATTACCACCTGTTCGTGAAGGAACTAACACGCAACATAATCGTTATCTATTTTGATAACATTCTTGAAACCTAAAGCAAAATTAAATGTTCCCAAAAACCTCCGCAACAGATACAGCGACAGCATCTGTCAAATTGCGTTTCGTTCTGAAATATATCAGAAAATTGAATGTTTTACATAGCTTTGAAACATTCTATCTTTTTCTCATGGTaatgaaattgttttatataaCCTAATACCGAATTTAAATatagttaaaattaataaatttattttttagagtttaatacaaatatttcatgACTTGAAAGAGTTCAAGGTTCAtgcatttcaaattatttacttacgcGCGTGGGTGACTATAAAATAGTAGGTGTGAAACATTGACTTATATCCTATCTCGATGGTGTGAAAGGACTCTCTTCGGAggacttaattaaaatttcaaagtaacatttattttaattttattgtagacGTGGTGCAGCCTGGAATTAAAAGCACAATCTCAGCAACAGGTTCTGTAATTTCCTTCACGCCATTGGTCCTTGGTCTTAAAGTCTTTCTCTGCGCATGATCACAAAGAAATCATTACAATGAAATGTCGTATCCAAATTAGCGAAAGCATTGCAGTAGGTAGGAACCGGGGAAACCCCAAATACTTCAATGTCATCAATAGTATTATGATCAATCAATGCGTCATTTTGAATTAGGGGGCGTTGATACTATGAATAGAGAACAAGCTCTTAAAACTGCTTAGGTACTCTTACtacattatatttatatctACTCGTTGTATTTTACACATAAACGATTTTCGGTTGCACACTGTttgtatattataaaactagcttcttccagcggtttcacccgcatcccgtgggaactacttcccgtaccgggataaaaagtagcccatagccttcctcgataaatgggctatctaacactgaaataaattttcaaatcggaccagtagttcctgagataagcgcgttcaaacaaacaaactcttcagctttataatattagtatagataaataggAGGGTCAATATGGACATAATAATGGTTAATAATGTCCAAATGATTATATTGTTATCTCGTTCAGCGTGTAGCGGTCCTCGGATATTCTAGGGTTTTAATCTCTTTTCAGGAGCCAATACTTAACTATAAATAATCATCccattgaattgaatttaattcaattgccttccaaaacacggagTAACGGGTcgtgacaagatggtcacccatccatggacCGACCGCACCATTTTCGACTAGCGCTGatttgcttaactttatgaacGATCGATCGATCCGCGCTACTACAACAATTTCCTCTTATCACCATAATGCTAAATGTGAATTATAATCCAATGCCTAAATTGTTTAAATTAGGAAGTACGGAAGTATCCTGAAGGTCTCTATTTTAAAAGAGTGCAACAACATGCATACCTACTACTTTAGAAGCTATTCTTTTATAAGTATTCGTTTTATAAGTGTAACAATAAACGGCAAGACACCCCATAATTTGCATTATTGTTAGAAAAAATCCTTGAAAATGAAACTCAAACAACCCCGCATAGGAAGTTTACACAGATTGGAAGAGTGCATCGTTGTAAGTATTTGTAAACCTGGAACTCTGTTACATAATTATAGGTCACTACCAAATAACCGGTTTAGGTATTTCATAGCTAAGTAGGCATTACATTACAAGAGTTGTTTTTGAAAGCGGGACTTTCACCGGGCTGGCAGGCTTTGCAGCTCAAGTCTCACCCCTCGCTGTTTTCGCTACAAAATGAATGTGCGGATAGACGATGCGTAATAACGCCACGACGCGCCATCTCTTGTGTTCgaagaaaaacattatttaaagttGGCTGAAGGTGTTTTCGAAATTGAggaattttatagttttatcatAAAAGTTGACAACTGAGATTTTAAAGTATCTTGCTATTTAAAGATGCAGCCAAATCAATTAAACAATCGAGGATAATTGAtcataaaactaattaatttaacaagTATGCATTGTTTCATTTCTCGTAGTCTGTACAAAAGTTACAAGCGTAAAAATAAGGTTTTGTATGTTTGGAATAAACGtggtttcattttattattttaggataatgttgttatgtttatcaaatattagttgaaattacaacaaaatatttttaaagttattttaacaCCGTTCTTTTACTCactaaaatgaaataaagtgAATGCTCAAGGAACTACAGACGCCATTAAATGAGCCATTACATTCCGTGGCTGGTTTGTCAAATTATTGATGCGGTGGTTTGAATCACGTTTGAATTTAAGTGCGAAGCTCTTTAATTCCTTTATTTTCTTAAACTAAACCCTAATATACCATAAATGGAAATTTAAATTGTGTGTTGATTAAGTGAAGTCTGTGTTATCGAGTGTCTAATCATGGTTTTAGCCGAAAGAAGTAACGATGTTCGAAACGGGAAGCGGTCAAGGGGGCCAAGCCCCAATGGCCATGGAAGTCCAGATTCCAGTTCTGAAGATGAGAATGGTAcgagaaattttaatttttcatgttGCTTATGGCTTTGGAATTATTTAACGAGGAATCGGGGACTTTTTTGCATGTTGATTTTGTACTGTCTTACATTTTACACAATACGTACCTACAATAAGTACTTACTCGATCGTAATCTCTATACGTGAATATTAATCCTAAACGTGTAATTGCTTCTGACGACGCTTTTGCGGTGGAGacattaatcatcatcatctgacattcgtgctttattttttatgcttaCCATCATCGCCTTCATGCTGCCTTCATCTCATCCACAAATGTAACACGAAACCAAGCAGTCGTACCGTTTGCAGCCGAGAAAATCAGAGTGGGCAGAGATTATCAGGCAGTATGCCCTGAATTGGAACCAGTAGACCAACGCAGACCTGAACTCATTTCTGACAGAGCTTTGTTGGTTTGGTCACCCACTTGTGACATATCTGATATCAAATGTAAGTTCAAACAGTTTGTGGAATTGTTTGTGATATTATTTGCAATATTTCAACAATATACTTGTTTTAGTGGATGAATACATTACCACAGCAAAGGAGAAGTATGGTTATAATGGGGAACAAGCACTGGGGATGTTATTCTGGCACAAACATGACCTCAACAGGGCTTCAATGGACCTTGCCAACTTCACACCTTTTCCTGATGAGTGGACTGTGGAAGATAAAGTGCTTTTTGAACAAGCTTTCCAGTTTCATGGCAAAAGCTTTCACAGAATACGACAAATGGTAGGTCCTTGACTAATTAATTATCACAATGCAGCCATGGTTTAGAGTTAACCTATTATGACAAACTGACATTTTATTTCCTTTAGTTGCCAGACAAATCTATTGCATCATTAGTAAAGTACTATTATTCATGGAAGAAAACAAGAGCTCGTACTTCATTGATGGATGTTGTCAGTGAAGGCCGCAATGCTACCAGCTCAGGAACTGGCAAGCGTGAATCAGGCACAGGGTCAGAACCTGGAGGTTCAGATAAGGAGTCTGATAATGATGAAAAGGTATGTATTGCTTGTATATGTTGTTTCATGGCTTGTTGTAAAGTTGAATCAAATATAATTTGCTCCTTTTTTATTGTGTGCAATGTCATTGTATTACCAATGTACCTAGTTACAGAAACAAAGTCAACCGTATCATTCCCTCACTGTATAATTATTAATCATGTGATAGTATATCTGGATTGtccaaattattaataattaatgtgTACAACGTCAAAGTGGCAAaattttcagtaaataaaattgCAGAGTGGTAGAAATTAACCTTACCAAACAATATATTAATGGTTCTCTTTTGTGGCCATTTGAATATCTCTTGATTTCATTTTGTGTTCTTAGAGTACTAACTTGTGTCATATTTAAATGATGTGCTCTACATGTAGATAATTCATAATCGGTGAAATGATGTTTAGGAAAGGTAAATTAccattactataaataaatattcatagagCAGCTTGTTGGGTGCTTCAGGGGTACATATCTGAGTTAAGGACTTGTGTTAAATGTGACAGAAGTGGACTTTCCACCGTGGTATTGTCCGAGGAGGGAAGTCCCTCGCGGCAGGCGGGGCTACACAACGCGCCGCCGGCCAGCAGGGCGCCCAGGTGGGTGCTTTGCTTCCCCACAATGAGTATAACCTTGCTGTCACCATGGAAACTTGATGTTCAATGTCTTCTTCCATCCTCTCACTTATATGTCTATTCAATTGATGTATTGTCGTCTATTATTTGATGTTTGAGATCTTCTACTTGAATAAAGCTAGTTCCCTGTTTCAAGATCTGATTCCATAAAGTGTCTGTCTTAGTCATGCCATGTCATAGCGCTGCACTTCATAGCATTACTTTGTCATCATGCAAGTTTTGATTGTGGCAACATGAGCTTATGTACTAGTCTATGTATTATACAGCAGTTATTTGAGTTGTTGGAGATATTACTCTTAGCAGCTGATGTTCATAAATGGTTGCTTCAAATAACTGTtcaatatttaataatgtattcaACTGTCATTATTctaattatcataatttaaaattatgtacaaatgctttatgtattttgataatgcttgttattttaattttggccgctctgcatttttatttacaaactgtGATTGCTACCACTCTCATGTGCAACATTCATTTACAATATTCTGTCTACATGTCTTCATGGTACATGAAGATTATTACATTCAACtatatttcattcatattttatcaTGGTTTTACACATTCTGTATCAAAATATCTATTAACATTGAGTTGTAGCACTTGACTATTTTATGTACATGTATGCAAATGAATTAAGTTTATTCTTCCTTTTTTCTTGCAATATTTTTGGTACAAATACGATAATATGCATTACTGAAAAAGGAGAAtgtatgttaattattatatctGTTGTTGGTTGAATGAAGCATCAAATGCATTTCTTGTGTTGTGAATTTTCATGGACCTTTATAGACTATAATCCATCAATCATAGTGCTATAACTGTGTACCTCTGTGTTTCCGCATAATACAAACTTCTAACATGTAGCCTGCCTCCTCCCATCCTCGCCGTTTCCCATGATGTTCCCGCATGCTTCCTTTAATAGCCCCGAACAATGAAGGACTACTTGTTTAATAAATCTAATGTGTGCAGAATATCATTTAATATTCTAATGGGTTTTAAAAGAAGTGTGTGAGAAGTCATTGTATACGTGTTTGTCTGTCCCTACACGAGCAGCTCTCGTGTTTCGTGTAGCTGGTGGAAGTCGTTTTGTGACAGGAATGTAAAATGTGAATTGGGGTTTAGGGCGAGGGCGGCGGCGAGAGCGCGGGCAAGTGGTGCACTGTGTGCGGCATTCTGTGCAACCAGATCACGGCGCACAATTCGCAGAAGTTGTGTCAGGCATGCCTCGTGCACGCCAGGTCGGTAACGATACTATTCATACTTCAGTTTTATTAGATTATCCGCTCGTTACAATCAATGCATGTTATAAGTGCAGCTCAATAATTTTCGAGTGTggtttaattaattgtatataGGGATGGTTTTTTGAATATTGGCGGTGATGTGACAGACGCACGGGGACTATGAGACCGCTGTGCGGCCCGTCCGGCAGACGCGGGCCGGGTTCCAAACAACAGCGGTACAAGCACCGGCTGCCGCGTGGCATTTACATCAATCACGACGATCTCGTCGCCATGGCTACCGGGCCTCAGCCAGGCGACCCCCCGCAGCCCGGACTTATCAATCAGGGCGAAGCCATGCTCAAAGCTATGGACAGAGAAATTGTATCTCTAAAGAGACAAGTAAGATGCAACCCACTACGATGTCGCTAAGTAGTGTCGTTGCGAGACACATTCTCACCCTTACGTCGACACTGCACACTTCTAAATATTACCAACGTTCATTAGTCATTCATCCAGATAATTCATGGATGTGACTAAGCTTGTGTGATGTAAAGTGAGAATGTGATAAttaaactaattttattaattaaatagtcaataattttgtagtaattcatgctaattaaactacaataCTGTATTAGGTAGTATTGTGGGAAAATGTATTCTGCACACATAGATTAGTTGATCAACATTATTTTAAGTTCTATTGATTTTTAACCATTCCACCCCCCAAAATTACTGTGCTTCGTATGTTACTGTGCGTCCAAAT
The window above is part of the Helicoverpa zea isolate HzStark_Cry1AcR chromosome 14, ilHelZeax1.1, whole genome shotgun sequence genome. Proteins encoded here:
- the LOC124636149 gene encoding REST corepressor 2 isoform X1, whose protein sequence is MVLAERSNDVRNGKRSRGPSPNGHGSPDSSSEDENVVPFAAEKIRVGRDYQAVCPELEPVDQRRPELISDRALLVWSPTCDISDIKLDEYITTAKEKYGYNGEQALGMLFWHKHDLNRASMDLANFTPFPDEWTVEDKVLFEQAFQFHGKSFHRIRQMLPDKSIASLVKYYYSWKKTRARTSLMDVVSEGRNATSSGTGKRESGTGSEPGGSDKESDNDEKKWTFHRGIVRGGKSLAAGGATQRAAGQQGAQGEGGGESAGKWCTVCGILCNQITAHNSQKLCQACLVHARRTGTMRPLCGPSGRRGPGSKQQRYKHRLPRGIYINHDDLVAMATGPQPGDPPQPGLINQGEAMLKAMDREIVSLKRQVQQNKQQLSAMKRKVGDSGVEELRPGEPPAKINSRWTNDELLMAVTAVRKYGRDFQAIAETLGTKTEAHVRSFFISYRRRYNLDAMVREHEAERGNAHHIQAGTTSTESAETGDNANNGTDSPQSTNKDEKTEVDSEGVAIGASAEAGGPPTTPPKHKAAK
- the LOC124636149 gene encoding REST corepressor 2 isoform X2, with amino-acid sequence MVLAERSNDVRNGKRSRGPSPNGHGSPDSSSEDENAEKIRVGRDYQAVCPELEPVDQRRPELISDRALLVWSPTCDISDIKLDEYITTAKEKYGYNGEQALGMLFWHKHDLNRASMDLANFTPFPDEWTVEDKVLFEQAFQFHGKSFHRIRQMLPDKSIASLVKYYYSWKKTRARTSLMDVVSEGRNATSSGTGKRESGTGSEPGGSDKESDNDEKKWTFHRGIVRGGKSLAAGGATQRAAGQQGAQGEGGGESAGKWCTVCGILCNQITAHNSQKLCQACLVHARRTGTMRPLCGPSGRRGPGSKQQRYKHRLPRGIYINHDDLVAMATGPQPGDPPQPGLINQGEAMLKAMDREIVSLKRQVQQNKQQLSAMKRKVGDSGVEELRPGEPPAKINSRWTNDELLMAVTAVRKYGRDFQAIAETLGTKTEAHVRSFFISYRRRYNLDAMVREHEAERGNAHHIQAGTTSTESAETGDNANNGTDSPQSTNKDEKTEVDSEGVAIGASAEAGGPPTTPPKHKAAK
- the LOC124636149 gene encoding REST corepressor 1 isoform X3 is translated as MVLAERSNDVRNGKRSRGPSPNGHGSPDSSSEDENVVPFAAEKIRVGRDYQAVCPELEPVDQRRPELISDRALLVWSPTCDISDIKLDEYITTAKEKYGYNGEQALGMLFWHKHDLNRASMDLANFTPFPDEWTVEDKVLFEQAFQFHGKSFHRIRQMLPDKSIASLVKYYYSWKKTRARTSLMDVVSEGRNATSSGTGKRESGTGSEPGGSDKESDNDEKGEGGGESAGKWCTVCGILCNQITAHNSQKLCQACLVHARRTGTMRPLCGPSGRRGPGSKQQRYKHRLPRGIYINHDDLVAMATGPQPGDPPQPGLINQGEAMLKAMDREIVSLKRQVQQNKQQLSAMKRKVGDSGVEELRPGEPPAKINSRWTNDELLMAVTAVRKYGRDFQAIAETLGTKTEAHVRSFFISYRRRYNLDAMVREHEAERGNAHHIQAGTTSTESAETGDNANNGTDSPQSTNKDEKTEVDSEGVAIGASAEAGGPPTTPPKHKAAK